In Deltaproteobacteria bacterium, the genomic window CCGGATCTGCTTCTCCTCGCGCATGCCTCCAACCCCCCCCATCCAGACCAACCAAACAAAGCAGAAGAGGGAAACCTCCAGAGGCCAGGACAGGGGCCGGTTCAAGATATAACGAAAAAAGATCTGCAGGGCCAGGATAAAGGAAGTGGCCAGGAGGAAAATAGCTGCAAGGGTGTCCACAATCCAATCAACCACTTTCCAAAACTTCATGGGCGAATCTCCTTCGGAGGGATTATCGAGATTTTCTGATCTGCTCCAGCTGGGCCTGCACTCGATCCATGAATCCTTTATCCCAGAGGTCCCCGTCAAACTTCTTCCAGACCCTTTTC contains:
- a CDS encoding TRAP transporter small permease subunit — protein: MKFWKVVDWIVDTLAAIFLLATSFILALQIFFRYILNRPLSWPLEVSLFCFVWLVWMGGVGGMREEKQIR